Proteins found in one Vallitalea guaymasensis genomic segment:
- a CDS encoding YaaL family protein, whose protein sequence is MSFINNVNLAMQNENASELNEEEVLLKNIEITKRALDTAYSNFDVVTDPELIDSCIYEVKAMQLKYEYLINQAKQMNIIAKIR, encoded by the coding sequence ATGAGTTTTATAAATAATGTAAATTTAGCTATGCAAAATGAAAATGCTAGTGAGTTGAATGAAGAAGAAGTTTTACTTAAAAATATTGAGATTACTAAAAGAGCTTTGGATACTGCCTATAGTAATTTTGATGTAGTTACTGACCCAGAATTAATCGATAGCTGCATATATGAGGTTAAAGCTATGCAATTAAAATATGAGTACCTGATAAACCAAGCTAAACAAATGAATATCATTGCTAAAATACGATGA
- a CDS encoding sensor histidine kinase, translated as MLYITVLFLVFAIFVFAKNPLNITSYFLIGSIIGWSMSLLGLLQYLAKLNLSYVIVKYFFYVPFGVWNDLVYSEVNIINVIRFINIGTLLFVACMYLYMIYFIYGYRKPRLASYIPCILLVVQLILYDPEIYRELYKITLSLNILGYDAFNSLYKSFYSFTKVYNLLMLIIPLIFLIMEFLRRKNLPIIREYYFFNLVGLLCIITFHLITFSWAPAILVSIYQRTTYLIYEQPKMIPSFIYYIYPYLSVFCFTIMLFATLKYKSLKKVYSSEHHSKHKILKKNNFGIRALSHSLKNQLLAIQFESEILIDELKDNTDLLETANTINNISKQTIERLNEMHKRIQSQSIILEPAYINDFIDDFVNNQVASMPNDILLNYKLTSLNPRAFIDEEHIGECLNVMIKNAIEAIEAGDDASGIINILTEVINDWVIISVHDNGIGMEKEIQSKIFEAFYTTKTGDNNWGIGLSYVKQIIDIHNGNTVVESSKNKGTTIKIMLPLIM; from the coding sequence ATGTTATATATAACCGTATTATTTTTGGTTTTTGCTATTTTCGTGTTTGCCAAGAACCCTTTGAACATTACATCATATTTTCTGATAGGTAGTATTATAGGATGGAGTATGTCTTTATTGGGATTATTGCAATATCTAGCCAAATTGAACTTATCATATGTGATAGTCAAGTATTTCTTCTATGTTCCTTTTGGTGTATGGAATGATTTAGTCTATTCTGAAGTCAACATAATCAATGTGATAAGATTCATTAATATTGGTACATTATTATTTGTTGCATGTATGTATTTATACATGATCTATTTTATCTATGGATATAGGAAACCTAGATTAGCTTCATATATTCCATGTATTCTATTGGTTGTTCAATTAATATTGTATGATCCAGAGATTTATAGAGAACTTTATAAGATTACTTTGAGTCTAAACATTCTTGGTTATGATGCATTCAATTCCTTGTATAAATCATTTTACTCATTTACCAAGGTTTATAATTTGCTTATGTTAATCATACCATTGATATTTTTGATTATGGAATTTCTAAGAAGAAAGAACCTTCCTATTATAAGAGAATACTATTTCTTTAATCTAGTAGGGTTACTTTGCATCATTACTTTTCATTTAATCACTTTTTCATGGGCTCCAGCAATATTGGTGAGTATATATCAAAGAACCACTTATTTGATATATGAACAACCTAAAATGATACCTTCTTTTATTTATTATATCTATCCATATCTAAGTGTTTTCTGTTTCACTATTATGCTCTTTGCCACACTGAAATATAAGTCCTTGAAGAAAGTATATAGTTCAGAGCATCATAGTAAACATAAGATTTTGAAGAAGAATAATTTTGGTATCAGGGCATTAAGTCATTCCTTAAAGAATCAATTGTTGGCTATACAATTTGAGAGCGAGATATTGATTGATGAATTAAAGGATAATACTGATTTATTAGAAACTGCAAATACTATCAATAATATATCAAAGCAGACCATAGAGCGATTGAATGAAATGCATAAACGTATCCAGAGTCAAAGCATTATTCTTGAGCCCGCTTATATCAATGATTTTATTGATGACTTTGTTAATAATCAGGTTGCTAGTATGCCAAATGACATATTACTGAATTACAAACTGACCAGTTTGAATCCAAGAGCATTCATTGATGAAGAACATATTGGAGAGTGCTTGAATGTAATGATTAAGAATGCCATAGAAGCTATTGAAGCTGGTGATGATGCTAGTGGAATTATAAATATCCTAACAGAAGTTATTAATGATTGGGTAATAATATCAGTTCATGATAATGGTATTGGAATGGAAAAAGAAATACAAAGCAAGATCTTTGAGGCATTCTATACAACAAAGACAGGGGATAATAATTGGGGTATAGGACTTTCATATGTAAAACAGATTATTGATATCCATAATGGCAATACTGTTGTAGAGAGTTCTAAAAACAAAGGTACCACCATAAAGATTATGTTACCACTGATTATGTAA
- a CDS encoding pro-sigmaK processing inhibitor BofA family protein: MKPVKKVLLVLIRGCIGLGAIYGFNFILKGLGLFVGLNIVNGFVVGILGVPGFLLLYSLALVDKFL, translated from the coding sequence ATGAAACCAGTTAAGAAAGTATTATTAGTTTTAATAAGAGGCTGCATCGGCTTAGGTGCAATATATGGCTTCAATTTTATACTAAAAGGCTTAGGACTATTTGTTGGGTTGAATATAGTAAATGGTTTTGTAGTAGGCATTTTAGGAGTCCCTGGATTTCTGTTATTATATTCCCTGGCATTGGTTGATAAGTTTTTATAA
- a CDS encoding A24 family peptidase, whose product MIPIMKYVLVCILLIFVIYTDTKSYSVKNSVILFFAAAGLIVNCVELGVTGLVNWLMGLSLPILVLFVLFILRMLGAGDIKLIGVIGGLLGLEFLMKSSVYMLIAAGFMALMKMLIERNLIIRLKHFFNFIRNIIINRQVGIYDQLNKEDKSHVIRLSYAIGAGTIYQMLFELKILG is encoded by the coding sequence ATGATTCCTATAATGAAGTACGTTCTAGTTTGTATATTATTGATTTTCGTAATATATACGGACACAAAAAGTTATTCAGTTAAAAATTCGGTTATCCTATTCTTTGCAGCCGCTGGACTTATTGTCAATTGTGTTGAGTTAGGCGTTACAGGATTAGTTAATTGGTTAATGGGATTATCATTACCTATACTAGTCTTATTTGTGTTGTTTATCCTTAGAATGTTAGGTGCTGGTGATATTAAATTGATAGGAGTCATAGGTGGACTATTAGGATTAGAGTTCTTGATGAAATCATCTGTGTATATGCTTATAGCTGCTGGATTCATGGCACTGATGAAAATGCTAATAGAAAGAAATCTTATAATCAGATTAAAACATTTTTTCAATTTTATACGTAACATTATTATCAATAGACAGGTTGGAATATATGACCAGCTCAATAAAGAAGATAAAAGTCATGTAATAAGATTATCATATGCAATAGGAGCAGGTACCATATATCAAATGCTTTTTGAGCTTAAGATACTTGGTTAA
- a CDS encoding response regulator transcription factor produces MEQGIKVLIVDDIPSVCKRINNILKKDPEIIEIHTAQNGYEAILKTSLHKPDVILMDIHMETHTAGIKATHEILLHFPNIKIIMLTVYEEDELIFSAFQAGVVDYVLKDAKADVILSAVKDAYRDSSPIRPNIAKKLRGEFKRIKGNEESLLFYINIVSTLTSTELETLKLLCEGKSRSEICDIRFVEESTVKSQIRSILRKFKSKDTKEVINIINKLNIFTVLNNI; encoded by the coding sequence ATGGAGCAGGGTATTAAAGTATTAATTGTAGATGATATTCCTTCAGTATGTAAACGAATTAATAACATTTTGAAAAAAGATCCAGAAATAATTGAAATACATACAGCCCAAAATGGATATGAAGCGATCTTAAAAACTTCTTTACACAAGCCGGATGTTATTTTGATGGATATTCATATGGAAACCCATACTGCAGGTATTAAGGCTACTCATGAAATATTATTGCATTTTCCTAATATAAAAATTATTATGCTTACAGTTTATGAAGAAGACGAACTTATTTTCAGTGCTTTTCAAGCAGGTGTAGTTGATTATGTTTTAAAGGATGCAAAAGCAGATGTAATTCTTTCTGCTGTAAAAGATGCCTATAGAGATTCTTCTCCTATTAGACCCAATATCGCTAAAAAATTACGTGGTGAATTTAAAAGAATAAAAGGTAATGAAGAAAGTTTGCTTTTTTACATTAATATAGTTTCTACACTTACAAGTACTGAGTTAGAAACTCTCAAGTTGTTATGTGAGGGCAAATCAAGAAGTGAGATCTGCGATATAAGGTTTGTTGAAGAATCAACAGTCAAATCTCAAATAAGAAGTATACTAAGAAAGTTCAAATCAAAAGATACAAAGGAAGTTATCAACATAATTAATAAATTAAATATCTTTACAGTGCTGAATAATATATAG